The following are from one region of the Coccinella septempunctata chromosome 7, icCocSept1.1, whole genome shotgun sequence genome:
- the LOC123316283 gene encoding nuclear RNA export factor 1-like — protein sequence MSKKFQGKPSWKNQYSEHDFRSSGGERRVSFKTSKFKKNKGNAKDWSSSVRAHLYDEDIDIDMGASGPSKTNNRYNKKGNRSGSPAPKHSKKKLWEGPTSWYRVTLPFGNKYDKQFIQQTLLDNLNPLTFWPISWKTNGNIATFYVDEFKVAEKLHSLDHAIQMPDGFKMIIKVNYGSPNVNITTELKEKMKLAMASRYNAVNKALDLTKFHADPLLQDYFCALFKPIILLAVIDIIAENIPDLEALNLNDNKIQILTFLQKFTSKLDKVKILYLGQNKIRDIGMLDSLKGLPLVELFLDGNPLCDKFKDKSIYISEVRARFPKVMKLDGLDLPPPISFDLADESTLPTALQTFLCDSNAGSIIRQFLEQYFTLFDSDDRQMLIQAYHEKATFSMTMAYPYGTKDKSVNWLNWYNTDNRNLLRVSDPDRRFKLLNQGNVSIVSFLKEMPMTSHDLLNFQVDLTICNPLMMSFKVAGPFKELKGGHKNTPVRWFSRAFVIVPVGSGFCISNEMLHVTNATEEQIRALKSSTPTPVAAIANSSTVAATPSTVSSPAVGASPVVVASPVTPVVNTIDDNTKQQMLQALMVHSGMNVEWATKCLQETDWNFEKATTIFNEINSQGRIPAEAFVKTENL from the exons atgtcGAAGAAGTTTCAGGGTAAACCTTCATGGAAAAACCAATACAGTG AACATGATTTCCGTTCCTCTGGTGGGGAAAGGCGAGTCAGTttcaaaacttcaaaatttaagAAGAACAAAGGAAATGCAAAAGATTGGAGTTCTTCTGTTAGGGCACATTTATATGATGAGGATATTGACATTGATATGGGTGCCAGCGGACCAAGTAAAACCAATAATAGATACAATAAGAAGGGAAATAGGTCTGGTTCACCCGCACCTAAACATTCCAAAAAGAAACTATGGGAGGGACCTACTAGCTGGTACCGAGTAACT CTGCCATTTGGAAATAAATATGACAaacaatttattcaacaaacaCTTTTAGATAATCTTAATCCTCTCACATTTTGGCCAATATCG TGGAAAACAAATGGAAATATTGCTACATTCTATGTAGATGAATTCAAAGTTGCTGAAAAGCTCCATTCCTTAGACCATGCCATTCAAATGCCGGATGGATTCAAAATGATCATAAAAGTAAATTATGGCTCACCAAATGTAAATATTACTactgaattgaaagaaaaaatgaaacttGCCATGGCTAGCAGATATAACGCAGTGAATAAGGCTTTGGACTTGACTAAATTCCATGCTGATCCTCTATTGCAAGACTATTTTTGTGCACTCTTCAAACCGATTATACTTTTAGCAGTTATTGATATAATCGCAGAGAATATACCAGACTTGGAAGCGTTGAATTTgaatgataataaaattcaaatattaaCATTCTTACAGAAATTCACTTCCAAACTAGACAAAgttaaaattttatatttaggaCAAAATAAG ATAAGGGACATTGGAATGCTAGATTCTTTGAAGGGATTGCCACTGGTAGAACTATTCTTAGATGGTAACCCTCTCTGTGATAAATTCAAAGATAAATCTATTTATATAAG tgAAGTCAGGGCCAGGTTTCCGAAAGTTATGAAGTTG GATGGATTGGATCTACCACCACCGATTAGTTTCGACTTGGCTGACGAAAGTACCCTGCCCACAGCACTTCAAACGTTTCTATGCGATTCCAATGCGGGATCGATAATACGACAATTTCTTGAACAGTATTTCACATTATTTGATAGTGATGATAGGCAAATGCTGATACAAGCCTACCATGAAAAAGCAACTTTTTCAATGACGATGGCATATCCTTATGGAACCAAGGATAAAAGTGTAAATTGGCTCAATTGGTACAACACCGACAATAGGAATCTTCTAAGGGTGTCCGATCCGGACAGAAGATTCAAACTTTTGAATCAAGGAAATGTTTCCATTGTTTCTTTTCTGAAAGAAATGCCGATGACCTCCCACgatttgttgaattttcaagTCGATCTTACAATATGCAAT CCATTAATGATGAGTTTTAAAGTAGCTGGTCCTTTCAAAGAATTGAAAGGTGGTCACAAAAATACACCAGTGCGATGGTTCTCCAGAGCTTTCGTGATTGTTCCAGTTGGTTCGGGATTTTGTATAAGTAATGAGATGCTCCATGTGACCAATGCAACCGAAGAACAGATAAGG GCATTAAAATCATCAACTCCAACACCAGTTGCCGCGATAGCAAATTCTTCCACAGTGGCAGCTACACCTTCAACAGTTTCATCTCCCGCAGTGGGGGCCTCTCCAGTGGTAGTTGCATCCCCAGTAACTCCTGTGGTTAACACAATCGATGACAACACAAAGCAGCAGATGTTGCAAGCCCTCATGGTACATTCTGGGATGAACGTGGAATGGGCAACAAA